TCAAGGTGTTTTTGGTCACCTTGCACACACCGTTGGCTGCCTGCAGACGGGTCCGCAGATCAGACATTTCCTTGATGGAGAGACCCTGATAATCCAGGACCAGTGCCATTTCGGCCTCACCGAGGAGCTGCTTGAGCTCTTCGACGATCTGTTGCTTGCTCTCCAGAGTGCGGCCCATAGGAATTGGATCGGATCGGGGGAACAAGCTGGACACGCGGCCGATCAGTGCTCCCCGAAGGGGAGACGAGGCCGCGTATCGATCCAATCCCAAAGGGAGCAAAATCGTCGCGTTTGCCTCGGCAGGACTTATGCGACCAAGCCGGTTCGGGAGAACTGGCTGATGCAACCTGCTGTCTCAGGCCGGGCACGTGCCCGTGGACTGGCTTTCGCCAGTCCATCAAATTACATCACAGCGTGATCAGCCGTCTTTGTTGATGTCCTGCAGCGCAGCGATATCAACTTCCACAGACGGGCCCATGGTGGATGTCACGTAAAGGCTCTTCCAATAACGCCCCTTCGCGCCGCTGGGCTTGTTGCGGTCGATGGTCTCCTGGAGCGTTTTGAGGTTGTCCAGAAGATTGCCTTCCGAGAAGCTGGCCTTGCCGAAACGCACATGCACGATTCCCGTGCGGTCAGCACGGAATTCGAGTTTTCCGGCCTTGAATTCGTTGATGGCAGCCGCCAAATCCGTTGTCACCGTTCCCGCCTTGGGGTTCGGCATCAAACCACGGGGACCAAGCACCCGACCCAACTTGGCGACCTTGGGCATCATGTCGGGGGTGGCGATCAGCAGGTCGAAATCCATTTCTCCCTTGCTGATGATTTCCACCAGATCCTCATCACCAGCGAGTTCAGCGCCGGCCGCCTTGGCCTCAGCAACCTTTTCACCGCGGGTGATGACCGCAATTCGCACCGTCTGACCGGTGCCATGGGGCAATGCCACCGTGGTGCGCAGCTGCTGGTCGGTGTATTTGGGGTCAATGCCAAGACGGGCGTGGGCTTCCACGGTCTCGTCAAACTTGGCAGTGGCGTTTTCCTTGACCAATTGAATGGCTTCAAGGGGTTCGTAGGCCCGTTCCTCGATCTTGTTGACGAGGCTGGCCAGGCGTTTGGATGTTTTAGGCATGGCAGGAATGGGGTGCAGGCGACCGCAAGGTCTCCCCCGAAAAAGGACAGTTGAAGCAGTGAGAACTGGCGCTTGAGGCGTCAGTCGGTGATGGCGACGCCCATGTTGCGAGCGGTGCCTTCAATGACGCGCATGGCCGACTCAACGCTGGTGCAATTGAGGTCGGGCAACTTGGTCTTGGCGATCTCCTCAAGCTGGGAACGCTTGATGGAGCCAACACTTCCCTTGGCGGACTCGCCGGACCCTTTCTCGATTCCGGCGGCTTTGGTGATCAACACCGACGCCGGAGGCGTCTTGGTGATGAAGGTGAAGCTGCGGTCTTCGAAGACCGAGATCTCCACCGGGATCACAAAACCGGCCTTGTCCTGGGTACGGGCGTTGTACTCCTTGCAGAACGCCATGATGTTGACCCCGTGCTGACCGAGAGCAGGGCCCACGGGCGGTGCGGGGTTGGCTTTGCCGGCCTGAAGGGCCAGCTTGATGACTGCTGTGACTTTCTTGGCCATCGGCGGACGGAGTTGTACATCTGCGGATCACTTGCCCCTCGGGGCAGGTGCGGCGGAGCGGAAACCACTCCTAAGGCCGCCCTCCGCAGGGAGACGGCCGCCACAACACCTCAGTTTTGTTTGCTCACCTGGGAGAACTCGAGCTCCACAGGCGTTTCCCGGCCGAAGATTGAAAGAAGGGCCTTGAGCTTGCTGCGCTCGCCCGACACTTCAATCACTTCGCCTTGGAAGTCCTTGAACGGCCCAGCCGTTACCAGAATTTGATCACCCTCGGTGAGATCAACCTTGACGACGGTCTTCTTCTCGGCAGCCCGCTTGAAGATGCGATCCACCTCGGAGCGGCTCAGAGGTCGCGGCTTGATGTGACCGCGGGCTTTGCCCGTAGCGCGGCGATCCTCCGCACCCACGAAATTGATGACGTTCGGAGTGCTGCGCACAGCCATCATCGTGTCTTCGTCGAGCACCATGCGCACCAGCACATAGCCGGGGAAAACCTTCTCCTCCGTGGACTGCCGACTGCCATCTTTTTTGATCTTCACGGCAGGCGTTTCCGGAATCTCGATTTCAAGAATCCTGTTGCTCACGCCCAGGGTGACCGCCCGTTGCTCGAGGGTGGCTTTCACCTTCTTTTCGCAGCTTGAAGCCACCTGCACCGCGTACCAGCGGGCAATCCCCGTTCGCACTTCAGGGACTTCGAGCGTTCCTTCCTCGCCGTCGTTCGGGGCCGGAAGATCCAGCACTTCACTGGAATCCGACTGGCTGAGATCGAGATCAGACACGGGGCAGGATGAGAAGAACAGAGCATCGATGCGACTCGACGCCGTGGGAGGCGGACCAGCCGATCAACGGAACACCTGGGACGCAGCCCAGCCGTAAAAACGACTCAGAGCAGCGATGGCAGCGGCTGACAGGCTCACCATCAGAATCACTGCGATCGATTCACTGAACAGCTGCTGCCGACTGGGCCAGACAACCAGCTTGAGCTCCTCGTAGGTCGCAGCGAAGAACCCACCTTTCTTTCCCGGCTGGTCAGAGCCGGTAGGAGCCGGTGACTTGGCTGATGCGGTGTCCTCGGAGGTAGGCGTTGTCACGAATCGCTGGGCACGGAGTCATTGGGCCGGTGCTGACGCAGGCTCAGATGGCACGTGACAGCAAACAAAGATCCTACCGGACGCCTTCTGCGCTCAAGCAGGTTCAAACCTGAAGGGTTCAGCGGGCGAAGCGCCAGCGTGGACCCGCACGGTTTGGGCAGCGTGGAAGCGATCTTCAAGCAATTCCGTCGCCAGGGGGTTTTCCAGGCGGCGGCGCAACACACGGCGCAGGGGTCTGGCGCCGTATTCAGGTTCGTACCCCAGGCTCACGAGGGCATCGATCACGGCGTCGTCAACCTCGAGGGAGAGTCCCTGCTCCCGCAGAAGCCTGGACAGATCAGCCAGTTGCAAGCGCACAATCCGGCTCAAATCCTGCTGATCGAGCGGTCGAAACCGAATCACCTCATCGATGCGGTTGAGAAATTCAGGCCGAAAATGGCTGTTGAGCGCTTCATCCACCGCCGCATCCAATGACGGGGATGCGGCTTGAGGGTCCGACTCCTGGCCTGATCGCGCTGCCTCAAGGATGGCCCGACTGGCGAGATTGCTGGTCATCACAACCACCGTGTGACGGAAATCAACGGTGCGCCCCTGGGAATCACTGAGCCGGCCGTCGTCGAGCACCTGCAGCAGCACATTGAACACATCCGGATGGGCCTTCTCCACCTCATCAAGCAGCAGCAGGGCATAGGGACGACGACGCACGGCCTCCGTGAGCTGACCGCCTTCCTCGTAGCCCACATAGCCCGGAGGAGCACCCAACAAGCGGGCCACGGCATTGCGCTCCATGAACTCGCTCATGTCGAGACGCACCATCGCCTCCTCTTCATCAAAGAGTTGACCCGAGAGGGCCTTGGCCAGCTCGGTCTTGCCCACACCGGTCGGCCCCAAGAAGAGGAAGGACCCCACTGGCCGGCGCGGATCCTTCATGCCGGCACGCGCCCTGCGGATCGCAGCCGCCACGGCCTGCACGGCCTCCGGTTGCCCGATCACCCGCTCTTGCAACCGTTGATCCAGCTCCAGCAGTTTCTGGCGCTCGCCAGCCAGCAGCCGCTGGACCGGGATCCCAGTCCAGCGCGCCACCACATCGGCAATATCCGCGGCCTCCACCTGTTCGCGCAGCAGCGCGGTTCCAGCAGCTTGGGCATCACTGAGGGACTGCTCGAGAGCGTCGCGGCGCTGCTGGAGTCGATGGAGCTGGTCGTATTGCAGGCGCGCAGCCTCCTCGAGGTCTCCCTCGCGTTCCGCCTCGGCCATGGCATGGCGGAGATCTTCGTCCTCCTGCAGCAGCTGGCGCAGCTCCTCGAGCTGGGCGCGTTCGGCCTGCCAACGCTCCCGCAACCGGGACAAGTGCGTGGTGGCCTCCAGTCGTTGACGCTGCAGCTGAACACGTTCCGCCTCAGGAGCCTGTTCGGCAGCAAGCACCGACAACTCCACCCGGCGCAAGGCCATTTCGGCGTCTTCCACCACCTGGGGCTTGGACGTCACATCCATCTTGAGCTGAGCGGCCGCCTCGTCGATCAGATCGATCGCCTTATCGGGCAGGCAGCGGTCGCTGATGTAGCGATCGGCGAGCCGGGCGGCGGCGGTGACCGCGGCGTCCGTGATCGTGACGCCGTGGTGCAGCTCATAGCGCTCCTTCACCCCACGAAGGATCTCGATGCTGTGATCAATGGAAGGCTCCGCGATGGGCACCTGCTGAAAACGCCTGTTCAGTGCAGGGTCTTTTTCAACAGTGCGCCGGTAATCCTCGGGTGTGGTGGCGGCGATGCAGCGCAGATCGCCCCGCGCCAGCGCAGGCTTGAGCAGGCTGCCGGCATCGGCACTGCTGCGATCACTGTTCACCACCGTGTGCAGTTCATCGATGAACAGCACCACACCCGCTTCCGGATCACTCACCTCCTGCAACACCTCGCGCAGGCGCTCCTCGAATTGTCCACGGAACTTGGCACCGGCAATCAGCGCTCCGGCATCCAACGCCACAAGCCGCAGGCCTTGAAGCGATTCAGGCACTTCACCAGCCACCATCCGCTGGGCGAGCAGTTCAGCAATCGCCGTTTTTCCCACACCCGGAGCACCGATCAGCACGGGGTTGTTCTTGCCGCGGCGGGAGAGCACTTTGATCAAGCTGCGGATCTCGGCATCCCGACCCACCACTGGATCCAGCTGGCCGTCAGCAGCTTCCGCCGTGAGATCCCGCCCGAACCGCTCAAGGGCTGTTGCTTCAGCCGCAGGGACCGGCTCAGGCACAGCGTCGGTCGTTTGGGCAGGCGCCGGTGGCGGTGCTGGAGCGGGCGGCGATGCCGGAGCAGACGGCGGGACCGGGAAGGACGGACCCTGTGCTGAAGGTACCTGTGAGGGGGACTGGATCGTCGCTCCAGGGCCAGGGTCCGGAGCCCGGCGCAGCTCCGCCTCCAAACGGTCCGGCGTCAGCCCGAAGCGGGAGAGGAGATCTTCGCCAATGCGCGGATCCCGGCCGATCGCAATGATCAAGTGGGATAGATCGATCAGACGAGAGCCCCAAAGCCCCCGCACACGATCCGCCGACTCCAGCAAACGCTCGAGATCTTCCCCAATAAAAAGATCCTGACCGCGGGCGGTGGGTTGCTCGACAAGAAACGATTCGAGCTGATCAAGGAGACGGTCGCGGGGGAGTGAGAGCACAGCCACGTCCGCCTGATAACGAGGATCGGCGAACAACACCTGGAGCAGATGCTCCACATCGAGATCTCCATGGCGCCAACGCCTGGCCACGTCTTGGGAACTGAGCAACAGATCCCAGGCCTGATCGCTGAAACGCTCAGGTTCGGCAGTGAGGCTGGCTGGAGGCTGGGAACTCCCTTCGTAGGCAGACGTCATCAAGGGGTGGCTCAGGCAGACGGGGAACGGGACGCCAGTTCAATCAGCTCAATTTTGTATCCATCGGGATCTTCCACGAAGGCGATCACGGTGCTGCCGTGCTTCATCGGGCCTGGTTCGCGAACAACCCGACCCCCCTGGCCAGCAATTCCTGAGCAGGTTGCCTGGATATCGTCCACGCCCAAGGCGATGTGTCCATAGCCAGTTCCGAGGTCGTACTCAGAGGTATCCCAATTGTGGGTGAGTTCAAGAACGGTGGACTCCGACTCATCCCCGTAACCGACAAAGGCGAGGGTGAAGCGTCCGCCTGGATAGTCCTTGCGCCGCAGCAAGCGCATGCCCAGAACGTTGGTGTAGAAGGCCAGAGAACGCTCGAGATCGCCCACCCGAAGCATGGTGTGCAGCATGCGCATCGACAGGTTCAGCAGCTCCTTCCCAGCATGGTGCATTCCCTTGGAGGACGGAAGCGCGTGTAGGGACGCTTGCCATTCGTGCCGAAGGGCACAGTTCCAGTGAGCAGGGCGACCCATAGGATCCCCCAGTCTTCGATTCACCGCACGTGTTCGATTCCCTCGACCTCGTCATCGATACCATCGTGGCCCGTGAGGTGCTCGACTCCCGCGGAAACCCAACCGTGGAGGCCGAAGTGCTCCTGGAGGGTGGCGCTAGCGGCCGGGCAATTGTGCCCAGTGGCGCCAGCACAGGGGCCCACGAAGCCCATGAGTTGCGCGATGGCGGCGACCGCTACATGGGCAAGGGCGTCATCCAGGCTGTGAACCACATCGAAGAGCGGATCGCCCCCGCCCTCTGCGGGCTTTCAGCACTGGACCAGGCCGCCGTGGATGCCGCCATGCTGGAGCTCGACGGCAGCGACAACAAGTCGTCCCTGGGTGCCAACGCCATCCTGGCGGTGAGCATGGCCAATGCCCGGGCTGCGGCCAACGGGCTGGGATTGCCGCTGTACCGCTACCTGGGTGGGCCGATGGCCACCCTGCTGCCCGTTCCCCTGATGAATGTGATCAACGGGGGCGCTCATGCAGCCAACAGCCTGGACTTCCAGGAGTTCATGCTGGTTCCCCACGGTGCCCCGAGCTTCCGGGAAGCCCTGCGCATGGGCACCGAAGTGTTCCACACCTTGAAGAAGCTGCTCAGCGCCAAGGGCATGAGCACCGCAGTGGGGGATGAAGGCGGCTTTGCCCCCGACCTGGGCAACGTGGAAGCCGGTGAAATCCTGGTGGAGGCGATTGAAAAAGCCGGTTACAAACCTGGAGAGCAAATCTCCCTGGCTCTGGATGTGGCCAGCACCGAGTTTTTCGCAGATGGCCGCTATGCCTTTGACGGCGGCAGCTACGACAGCGCCGAGATGGTGGGTCAACTGGAGAAGCTGGTCGAGAAATTCCCGATCGTTTCGATCGAGGATGGCCTCGCTGAGGACGATTGGGAGGGCTGGAAGCTCCTCACCGAACGCCTGGGCAGCAAGGTTCAGCTGGTGG
The sequence above is a segment of the Synechococcus sp. PROS-7-1 genome. Coding sequences within it:
- the rplA gene encoding 50S ribosomal protein L1, producing the protein MPKTSKRLASLVNKIEERAYEPLEAIQLVKENATAKFDETVEAHARLGIDPKYTDQQLRTTVALPHGTGQTVRIAVITRGEKVAEAKAAGAELAGDEDLVEIISKGEMDFDLLIATPDMMPKVAKLGRVLGPRGLMPNPKAGTVTTDLAAAINEFKAGKLEFRADRTGIVHVRFGKASFSEGNLLDNLKTLQETIDRNKPSGAKGRYWKSLYVTSTMGPSVEVDIAALQDINKDG
- the rplK gene encoding 50S ribosomal protein L11; translation: MAKKVTAVIKLALQAGKANPAPPVGPALGQHGVNIMAFCKEYNARTQDKAGFVIPVEISVFEDRSFTFITKTPPASVLITKAAGIEKGSGESAKGSVGSIKRSQLEEIAKTKLPDLNCTSVESAMRVIEGTARNMGVAITD
- the nusG gene encoding transcription termination/antitermination protein NusG, translated to MSDLDLSQSDSSEVLDLPAPNDGEEGTLEVPEVRTGIARWYAVQVASSCEKKVKATLEQRAVTLGVSNRILEIEIPETPAVKIKKDGSRQSTEEKVFPGYVLVRMVLDEDTMMAVRSTPNVINFVGAEDRRATGKARGHIKPRPLSRSEVDRIFKRAAEKKTVVKVDLTEGDQILVTAGPFKDFQGEVIEVSGERSKLKALLSIFGRETPVELEFSQVSKQN
- the secE gene encoding preprotein translocase subunit SecE, which produces MTTPTSEDTASAKSPAPTGSDQPGKKGGFFAATYEELKLVVWPSRQQLFSESIAVILMVSLSAAAIAALSRFYGWAASQVFR
- a CDS encoding ATP-dependent Clp protease ATP-binding subunit, giving the protein MTSAYEGSSQPPASLTAEPERFSDQAWDLLLSSQDVARRWRHGDLDVEHLLQVLFADPRYQADVAVLSLPRDRLLDQLESFLVEQPTARGQDLFIGEDLERLLESADRVRGLWGSRLIDLSHLIIAIGRDPRIGEDLLSRFGLTPDRLEAELRRAPDPGPGATIQSPSQVPSAQGPSFPVPPSAPASPPAPAPPPAPAQTTDAVPEPVPAAEATALERFGRDLTAEAADGQLDPVVGRDAEIRSLIKVLSRRGKNNPVLIGAPGVGKTAIAELLAQRMVAGEVPESLQGLRLVALDAGALIAGAKFRGQFEERLREVLQEVSDPEAGVVLFIDELHTVVNSDRSSADAGSLLKPALARGDLRCIAATTPEDYRRTVEKDPALNRRFQQVPIAEPSIDHSIEILRGVKERYELHHGVTITDAAVTAAARLADRYISDRCLPDKAIDLIDEAAAQLKMDVTSKPQVVEDAEMALRRVELSVLAAEQAPEAERVQLQRQRLEATTHLSRLRERWQAERAQLEELRQLLQEDEDLRHAMAEAEREGDLEEAARLQYDQLHRLQQRRDALEQSLSDAQAAGTALLREQVEAADIADVVARWTGIPVQRLLAGERQKLLELDQRLQERVIGQPEAVQAVAAAIRRARAGMKDPRRPVGSFLFLGPTGVGKTELAKALSGQLFDEEEAMVRLDMSEFMERNAVARLLGAPPGYVGYEEGGQLTEAVRRRPYALLLLDEVEKAHPDVFNVLLQVLDDGRLSDSQGRTVDFRHTVVVMTSNLASRAILEAARSGQESDPQAASPSLDAAVDEALNSHFRPEFLNRIDEVIRFRPLDQQDLSRIVRLQLADLSRLLREQGLSLEVDDAVIDALVSLGYEPEYGARPLRRVLRRRLENPLATELLEDRFHAAQTVRVHAGASPAEPFRFEPA
- the gloA gene encoding lactoylglutathione lyase, yielding MRMLHTMLRVGDLERSLAFYTNVLGMRLLRRKDYPGGRFTLAFVGYGDESESTVLELTHNWDTSEYDLGTGYGHIALGVDDIQATCSGIAGQGGRVVREPGPMKHGSTVIAFVEDPDGYKIELIELASRSPSA
- the eno gene encoding phosphopyruvate hydratase → MFDSLDLVIDTIVAREVLDSRGNPTVEAEVLLEGGASGRAIVPSGASTGAHEAHELRDGGDRYMGKGVIQAVNHIEERIAPALCGLSALDQAAVDAAMLELDGSDNKSSLGANAILAVSMANARAAANGLGLPLYRYLGGPMATLLPVPLMNVINGGAHAANSLDFQEFMLVPHGAPSFREALRMGTEVFHTLKKLLSAKGMSTAVGDEGGFAPDLGNVEAGEILVEAIEKAGYKPGEQISLALDVASTEFFADGRYAFDGGSYDSAEMVGQLEKLVEKFPIVSIEDGLAEDDWEGWKLLTERLGSKVQLVGDDLFVTNTKRLQQGIDNSTANSILIKVNQIGSLTETLQAIDLAGRSGYTSVISHRSGETEDTTIADLSVATRAGQIKTGSLSRSERVAKYNQLLRIEDELGSQAVYAGAVGQGPRGSA